The following are from one region of the Trichocoleus sp. genome:
- a CDS encoding ElyC/SanA/YdcF family protein, whose product MNYLNRNELNDNLSTAQLGQEGNEDGCDRLRETDIFSDSFLTNCSEVTKKRLLMLRELGIDLIAFDYDGTLFGDGKTHVDAAKLLVKVIKAGINVAVVTGRDATVRRALVPEFIQQCNGRNLSFFLATSNGVNVYRVDSTGAHCLLNNPIRFEDIKRVVAAYRRLNIIGSKLRILEHLNLASQKWEGLLKREFILISRRNPGVWVEPSKISLAFPLSFTDRKKAIKALEAELGGEFALTFGSDVVDVIPQLCMEPKRYALDFILDHTGGSLLSTVSFGDTPLGNDRGLIEIPFGFTNDITINVASQPPFVLGCGSNSPVQVIYDATELMLSLSHSIKPFSKAIVHHASRIWDYMVERQDLESVDAILGLGSFDQGVAAHAARLWLAGWAKYIVFSGGVAHLKDLAKTPWSAEEATIFAEVAVGMGVPEECILQEKLATNTGENFRFTEDLLRTKGLNFNSLLVVCKPYMGKRARATGEYHWPNKKLVFSSEDISFQDYLVASHSPQAVMHTMVGDLQRLKLYGERGLQIPVSVPEPVEESFHFLVDAGFDKHLVK is encoded by the coding sequence ATGAATTATTTGAATCGCAATGAACTAAATGACAATCTTTCCACAGCGCAATTGGGTCAAGAAGGAAATGAAGATGGTTGCGACAGATTGAGAGAAACAGATATCTTTTCCGATAGTTTCTTGACAAATTGCAGTGAGGTCACCAAGAAGCGTCTCCTTATGCTTAGGGAATTAGGAATAGATCTCATTGCATTTGACTACGATGGCACGCTTTTCGGGGATGGGAAAACTCATGTTGATGCTGCAAAACTTCTCGTTAAAGTAATCAAGGCAGGAATTAATGTTGCCGTAGTGACAGGGCGTGACGCTACGGTAAGGCGCGCGTTGGTTCCGGAGTTTATACAACAGTGCAATGGGAGAAATCTCTCGTTTTTTCTTGCCACCAGCAATGGGGTGAACGTCTACCGCGTCGACTCCACAGGTGCACACTGTTTACTCAATAACCCTATCCGATTCGAAGATATAAAGCGCGTAGTTGCTGCTTACCGTCGCCTCAATATCATTGGCTCTAAGCTCCGTATTCTAGAACATTTGAATCTTGCCTCACAGAAATGGGAAGGACTTCTTAAACGTGAATTTATATTGATATCTAGACGGAACCCCGGGGTTTGGGTAGAACCAAGCAAAATATCACTTGCGTTTCCTTTGTCTTTTACAGACAGAAAAAAGGCCATAAAAGCTCTTGAAGCGGAACTAGGAGGAGAATTTGCTCTCACTTTCGGTAGTGATGTTGTTGATGTAATTCCTCAGTTATGTATGGAACCGAAGAGATATGCTCTGGATTTTATATTAGATCACACCGGAGGAAGCTTACTCTCGACCGTATCGTTCGGCGATACTCCACTGGGTAATGATCGAGGGCTGATTGAGATTCCTTTTGGATTTACAAATGACATTACAATCAACGTTGCATCCCAACCTCCATTCGTTTTAGGGTGCGGGAGTAATTCGCCAGTTCAGGTTATTTACGATGCAACTGAGTTAATGCTTTCACTTTCACATTCTATAAAACCTTTTTCCAAGGCGATCGTTCATCATGCTTCTCGCATATGGGACTATATGGTAGAGCGGCAGGACCTTGAAAGCGTCGATGCTATACTTGGACTTGGTTCTTTCGATCAGGGCGTAGCGGCACATGCCGCCCGTCTTTGGCTCGCTGGATGGGCAAAGTACATAGTCTTCTCTGGTGGTGTTGCTCACCTTAAGGATCTAGCGAAGACGCCTTGGAGCGCAGAAGAAGCCACAATCTTTGCTGAGGTTGCTGTTGGTATGGGGGTACCAGAGGAGTGCATCCTTCAGGAAAAACTAGCCACAAACACAGGAGAAAATTTTCGCTTCACCGAAGATCTACTTAGAACTAAGGGATTGAATTTCAATAGTTTGCTCGTCGTATGTAAGCCCTACATGGGTAAGCGTGCGAGAGCAACCGGAGAGTATCATTGGCCTAATAAGAAGCTAGTTTTCTCGAGCGAAGATATCTCATTCCAAGACTACTTAGTGGCATCTCACTCTCCACAAGCCGTGATGCATACGATGGTTGGTGACCTACAGCGATTGAAACTGTACGGTGAAAGAGGGTTGCAAATTCCAGTCTCAGTTCCTGAGCCCGTAGAAGAATCGTTTCACTTCTTAGTGGATGCTGGGTTCGATAAACATCTCGTTAAATAG
- a CDS encoding transposase, translated as MQQQRVEFWQRVREILTKDLIFIDEAGVNLAMVRLRARSPKGQRAVGKRPQKRGKNVSMLGASD; from the coding sequence GTGCAACAGCAGCGCGTCGAATTTTGGCAACGGGTACGGGAGATTTTGACCAAGGATCTCATCTTCATTGATGAAGCAGGAGTCAATCTGGCGATGGTGCGCTTGAGAGCACGCTCTCCCAAAGGACAACGGGCAGTTGGCAAACGTCCGCAGAAGCGGGGCAAAAACGTCTCGATGCTTGGAGCATCGGACTAG
- a CDS encoding transposase, whose product MPMLGAVDGLLFEAFIAQKLVPKLWKGAYVMLDNCSIHKGNPVVELIQQAGATVIFLPPYSPEFSPIENCWSKIKNLLRSLSARTYPDLVKAIEQAFAQVSSDDLQGWFTHCCYCT is encoded by the coding sequence ATGCCGATGTTGGGTGCAGTGGATGGACTGTTATTTGAAGCCTTCATTGCCCAAAAACTGGTACCTAAACTCTGGAAGGGGGCTTATGTCATGCTGGATAACTGCTCGATTCACAAGGGTAATCCTGTCGTTGAATTAATTCAACAAGCAGGTGCAACGGTTATTTTCTTACCGCCTTATTCTCCAGAGTTTTCCCCAATTGAGAATTGCTGGTCAAAGATCAAAAATCTATTGCGTTCTTTGAGTGCTAGAACGTATCCAGACCTGGTCAAAGCAATTGAGCAAGCATTCGCTCAAGTCTCATCTGATGATCTGCAAGGCTGGTTCACTCATTGCTGTTACTGTACCTGA
- a CDS encoding HAD-IIIC family phosphatase — MTNQITLISDFNITLLGQYLKRNRSNDEVFVEPFGQLFQSLLKHCHSEYIPSTVIIWSTIEGISPNAEKMLLDPRRSIQPALEDVHMLNEMIVQLSRVRKNVIVVSPFFRRRWGSNRLFNLRIDTGIGYLLKKSALLQAEAFSTLENVHLLDCDMWFNECNARAFSARRWYSSKVPLTATSMERAASDIDALMSSLEGRSKKLLILDLDNTLWGGVVGDVGWQHVLLGGNNMLGEAFLDFQEAILALKNQGIQLAIVSKNTEDVALDVFRMNPMMQLKLEDFATWRINWEDKAKNIVEIVKEINIGLDSVVFIDDDVYERQRIKDALNHIFVPDWPEDPCDYTRALNAISSFATPYLTEEDTRRSQMYHDQAKRLEDFRSMKSLDDWLATLDLNVTVSYVVSSNFERVVQLLNKTNQMNLTTRKLTALELQEWLSDERNHLFCFEVEDKFGAYGLVGLVGCSTESNHTRITDFVLSCRAMGKKIEEKMLEQAMAFAKEKRHSRITAEYRPTSRNRPCFDFFFAGCSSANPDITCTWEREVLSGLVVSN, encoded by the coding sequence ATGACTAATCAGATTACCCTAATTTCTGACTTCAACATTACTTTACTTGGGCAGTATCTAAAGCGCAACCGATCTAACGACGAAGTCTTCGTAGAGCCTTTCGGGCAATTATTTCAATCCTTATTAAAACACTGCCATTCAGAATACATTCCTTCAACTGTCATCATCTGGAGCACTATAGAAGGAATATCGCCGAATGCGGAGAAAATGTTACTGGACCCTCGCCGCTCTATTCAACCGGCACTAGAAGATGTTCATATGTTGAACGAAATGATCGTGCAATTGAGTAGAGTACGGAAGAATGTAATTGTGGTTTCGCCGTTTTTCAGACGACGGTGGGGGTCCAATCGTCTCTTCAACCTCAGGATTGATACAGGAATAGGCTATCTATTAAAAAAATCTGCTCTATTACAAGCAGAAGCATTTAGCACTCTAGAGAACGTTCATCTTCTTGATTGTGATATGTGGTTCAATGAATGTAACGCAAGGGCATTCTCTGCTCGCCGTTGGTACAGTTCTAAAGTACCGCTAACTGCTACAAGCATGGAACGTGCTGCCAGTGATATTGATGCCCTAATGTCTAGTTTAGAAGGAAGATCTAAGAAACTCCTTATTCTGGATTTGGATAATACACTGTGGGGCGGAGTCGTCGGCGATGTGGGGTGGCAGCATGTACTTCTAGGCGGAAACAATATGTTAGGCGAAGCCTTTCTAGATTTTCAAGAAGCTATTCTAGCACTCAAGAATCAAGGTATTCAATTAGCTATTGTCAGTAAGAACACCGAAGATGTTGCTCTAGATGTATTCAGAATGAATCCAATGATGCAACTAAAGCTCGAAGATTTTGCGACTTGGCGTATTAATTGGGAGGATAAAGCAAAGAACATAGTAGAAATAGTTAAGGAAATCAATATTGGACTAGATTCCGTTGTATTTATTGATGATGATGTGTACGAGCGGCAACGCATCAAGGATGCATTGAATCACATATTCGTTCCCGACTGGCCGGAAGACCCTTGTGACTATACAAGAGCTTTAAATGCTATAAGTAGCTTTGCCACTCCCTACTTAACAGAAGAGGATACACGCCGAAGTCAAATGTATCACGATCAAGCAAAACGGCTAGAGGATTTTCGCAGTATGAAGTCCCTAGATGACTGGCTTGCGACGTTAGATTTAAATGTAACGGTTAGCTATGTGGTGTCGAGTAACTTCGAGCGGGTCGTGCAGCTCCTCAATAAGACAAATCAGATGAACTTAACGACGCGCAAACTAACAGCACTTGAGTTGCAGGAGTGGCTCAGTGACGAGCGAAATCACCTATTCTGCTTCGAGGTTGAGGATAAATTTGGTGCGTATGGATTGGTAGGTTTAGTCGGATGTAGCACTGAATCTAATCATACTAGAATCACAGATTTCGTTTTGAGTTGCCGGGCTATGGGAAAGAAAATTGAGGAGAAAATGCTGGAACAGGCAATGGCATTTGCAAAAGAGAAGAGGCATTCAAGGATAACTGCAGAGTATAGACCTACTTCTCGAAACCGTCCTTGCTTCGATTTCTTTTTTGCGGGATGTTCTTCGGCGAATCCGGACATTACTTGCACTTGGGAAAGAGAGGTTCTCTCAGGTTTGGTAGTTAGTAATTGA
- a CDS encoding SDR family oxidoreductase, with product MSRLVGMKSPGHNSILAELSVTFDSCLIGGELSYHVTQFDSRFSLASIEVRSSFLSGRIKAFYRPDPREQLDYLNIKSMVDENEFSGQTALVIGGSRGLGEATAKLLSAGGATVAFTYNQGEEKAQTIVSDVSRYGGQISCHYYNVLDACTFPTDLSSFVVSMSHMYYFATPSIFVGSANDLSPVLLDKFIRFYVHGFYKFVEVLRMKTSKFSIFYPSTVAIEENNVRMAEYIIAKMAGEQLGKLIEVRHSGIQVYSPRLQRLATDQTQGFVSGPSQDAASALLPLIREFSSKRGKGAWDAIK from the coding sequence ATGTCTCGTCTCGTTGGAATGAAGTCTCCTGGACATAATTCTATACTGGCGGAGTTGTCTGTGACCTTTGATAGTTGTTTGATAGGAGGTGAACTGTCCTACCATGTCACGCAATTCGATTCTCGCTTTTCCCTTGCATCAATTGAGGTGCGATCTTCTTTCCTCAGCGGCAGAATAAAAGCTTTTTACAGGCCAGACCCTAGGGAGCAGCTGGATTATTTGAATATAAAATCGATGGTTGATGAAAACGAGTTCAGTGGACAAACGGCACTTGTCATAGGAGGCTCTCGTGGGCTTGGCGAGGCGACTGCAAAGCTGCTCTCTGCTGGCGGGGCAACTGTCGCGTTTACCTACAATCAAGGGGAAGAAAAGGCTCAGACTATAGTATCTGATGTAAGTAGATACGGGGGACAAATTTCGTGTCATTACTACAATGTTCTTGACGCATGTACGTTTCCTACGGATCTTAGTTCTTTTGTGGTTTCTATGTCACATATGTACTACTTCGCAACGCCCTCAATTTTTGTGGGTAGCGCAAATGATTTATCACCAGTATTGCTTGATAAATTTATTCGGTTTTACGTTCACGGGTTCTATAAATTTGTTGAAGTTCTACGAATGAAGACATCTAAGTTTTCGATCTTCTATCCATCAACGGTTGCCATTGAAGAGAATAATGTAAGGATGGCAGAGTACATCATCGCGAAAATGGCGGGGGAACAGTTAGGAAAACTTATCGAAGTCCGTCACTCCGGCATTCAGGTTTACTCTCCTCGATTGCAACGTTTGGCGACTGACCAAACACAAGGTTTTGTATCAGGACCTAGTCAGGATGCTGCCTCAGCATTACTTCCACTAATTCGCGAGTTTAGCAGCAAGCGTGGGAAGGGGGCTTGGGACGCAATCAAGTAG
- a CDS encoding transposase produces the protein MLNRLLQQAQAQGLLKANGKQRTDSTHVLAAIRVMNRYERVGETLRHALNVLATVAPEWVLGIVDADWFERYSERIESFRLPKLKERDVWLLKVGLDGHHLLAQIDQAGSPLWLRQLPAVETLRRVWIQQFYLEGEQLSIRSTEDMPTNDGLIESPYDIEARSRTKRITYWTGYTVSLTETCDQETPNLIIDVETVPATKMDVDLTQTIHEKLAQRELLPKEHFMNAGYISAEDLVNAKENYNMEIVGPVLPDTSWQAEANEGFDLMHFTIDWQQQQVCCPQGNWTRSWSEQPNRHGQTIITVHFSRRYCDACPMRSDCTQARSGHGRSLNFLPEAQHLMLQKMREAQTTKEFQQRYAACAGVEGCLSQGVRAFGLRRSRYSGLAKTHLQHVMTAVAMNLARLWNWWQVLHDNKLNQIERSDLTGKS, from the coding sequence TTGCTGAATCGTCTGTTGCAGCAAGCTCAAGCGCAGGGATTGTTGAAAGCGAACGGGAAACAGCGAACCGATTCAACTCATGTACTCGCTGCAATTCGCGTGATGAACCGCTATGAGCGAGTAGGGGAGACGCTGCGGCATGCGCTCAACGTTTTGGCAACAGTTGCTCCTGAGTGGGTATTGGGCATCGTGGATGCTGATTGGTTTGAACGTTACAGTGAGCGGATTGAATCGTTTCGACTGCCCAAGCTGAAAGAGCGTGACGTATGGCTGCTGAAAGTGGGATTGGATGGACACCATCTCCTAGCACAGATTGACCAAGCCGGTAGTCCTTTGTGGTTAAGGCAGCTCCCTGCCGTCGAAACATTGCGGCGAGTTTGGATACAGCAGTTTTATCTGGAAGGCGAACAGTTATCCATTCGTTCGACTGAAGATATGCCCACGAATGATGGATTAATCGAATCGCCCTACGACATCGAAGCCCGAAGTCGAACGAAGCGAATAACCTATTGGACAGGATACACGGTGAGTTTAACAGAAACTTGTGACCAAGAAACTCCCAATTTGATTATTGATGTAGAGACAGTGCCAGCAACGAAAATGGACGTAGATTTAACTCAGACGATCCATGAAAAGTTAGCACAAAGAGAACTGCTTCCTAAAGAACATTTTATGAATGCGGGATATATTAGTGCTGAAGATTTAGTGAACGCGAAAGAGAACTATAATATGGAGATCGTGGGTCCAGTTCTCCCTGATACGAGTTGGCAAGCTGAAGCCAATGAAGGGTTTGACTTGATGCACTTCACAATTGATTGGCAACAGCAGCAAGTCTGTTGTCCTCAAGGTAACTGGACTCGAAGTTGGTCAGAGCAACCGAATCGACATGGGCAGACTATCATTACTGTTCATTTTAGTCGCAGGTATTGCGATGCTTGTCCCATGCGTTCCGATTGTACACAAGCGCGATCTGGACATGGACGCAGCCTGAACTTCTTACCTGAAGCCCAGCATTTGATGCTGCAAAAGATGCGAGAGGCTCAAACGACCAAAGAATTTCAGCAACGTTATGCGGCTTGTGCAGGCGTAGAAGGTTGTCTTTCGCAGGGAGTACGGGCATTTGGGCTAAGGCGGTCTCGTTATTCAGGTCTGGCAAAAACGCATTTACAACATGTCATGACTGCTGTAGCGATGAATTTGGCACGGTTGTGGAATTGGTGGCAGGTATTGCACGACAATAAGCTTAACCAGATCGAAAGGAGCGACTTGACTGGTAAGTCATGA
- a CDS encoding transposase: protein MSMHPHPVPPIPEETVRVARAAFPKGNLYLTLRDKLDTLYQDDDFSTLYPQRGQPAHSPWRLALITILQFMENLSDCQAAEAVRARIDWKYLLSLPLSDSGFDFSVLSGFRVRPV from the coding sequence ATGTCAATGCATCCTCACCCCGTCCCGCCCATTCCTGAAGAAACCGTTCGGGTTGCCCGGGCTGCTTTTCCGAAAGGCAATCTGTATTTGACCTTACGGGATAAGCTCGATACTTTGTACCAGGATGATGACTTTAGTACCCTTTACCCACAACGGGGTCAACCGGCTCATTCGCCCTGGCGACTTGCCTTGATCACGATCCTGCAATTCATGGAGAATCTGTCTGACTGCCAAGCTGCTGAAGCGGTGCGTGCTCGAATTGATTGGAAATACCTGTTGAGCTTGCCCTTGAGTGATAGTGGCTTTGACTTTTCTGTTTTGAGCGGGTTTCGTGTTCGTCCGGTGTAA